One region of Caldimonas thermodepolymerans genomic DNA includes:
- a CDS encoding MBL fold metallo-hydrolase, whose product MRFCSLGSGSTGNATLIEASSGTGPATRLLVDCGFSLRELEARLARAGVAATELSGVFITHEHGDHVGCALTLTRRHRVPLYTSRGTWQAIGAPEEAGLPVHFVHDGLPVDLGELAITPYTVPHDAREPLQLTCTDGDAKLGLLTDAGCATAHLLAQLQACTALLLECNHDLQMLQASRYPASLKARIAGRLGHLSNDTAAQILAACGHDGLRHVVAAHLSEQNNTPAQAARALATALDCAADEIVVAGPLDGFSWLRA is encoded by the coding sequence ATCCGCTTCTGCAGCCTGGGCAGCGGCAGCACCGGCAACGCCACGCTGATCGAGGCCAGCAGCGGCACCGGCCCGGCCACCCGGCTGCTGGTGGACTGCGGCTTCTCGCTGCGCGAGCTCGAAGCCCGGCTGGCCCGCGCCGGCGTGGCCGCCACCGAGCTGTCCGGCGTGTTCATCACCCACGAGCACGGCGACCACGTCGGCTGCGCGCTGACCCTGACGCGCCGCCACCGCGTGCCGCTCTACACCAGCCGCGGCACCTGGCAGGCGATCGGCGCGCCCGAGGAGGCCGGCCTTCCGGTGCATTTCGTGCACGACGGCCTGCCCGTCGATCTGGGCGAGCTGGCCATCACGCCCTACACCGTGCCGCATGACGCGCGCGAGCCGCTGCAGCTGACCTGCACCGACGGCGACGCCAAGCTCGGGCTGCTCACCGATGCCGGCTGTGCCACCGCGCACCTGCTGGCGCAGCTGCAGGCCTGCACTGCGCTGCTGCTGGAATGCAACCACGACCTGCAGATGCTGCAGGCCTCGCGCTACCCGGCCTCGCTGAAGGCGCGCATCGCCGGGCGCCTGGGGCACCTGTCCAACGACACGGCCGCGCAGATCCTGGCCGCCTGCGGCCATGACGGCCTGCGCCACGTCGTGGCCGCGCACCTGAGCGAGCAGAACAACACCCCGGCGCAGGCAGCCCGGGCGCTGGCGACGGCGCTGGATTGCGCGGCGGACGAGATCGTGGTCGCCGGGCCGCTCGACGGTTTTTCCTGGCTGCGCGCCTGA
- a CDS encoding cupin domain-containing protein, translating into MDIDKKLSLLGGLTPAQFMRRHWHKKPLLIRQAVPGLEPLVSRAELFELAGRDDVESRLIVHGERGWTLRHGPLPRRALPPLSRPGWTVLVQGVDLQVDAVHALMQQFRFVPDARLDDLMISYATDGGGVGPHFDTYDVFLLQVHGRRRWRIGRLDDPQLVPGVPLKILANFEPEEEWVLEPGDMLYLPPRWAHDGIAEGECMTYSVGFRSPRRSELAREVLVRMLEAQEEDEVLYRDPGQPATGTPGLIPPPLRDHAERAIARLLGDRTALDCALGEYLTEPKPHVWFDGAAAREAADLSGGVRLDRRTRMMYDARHVFINGESYRAGGRDAVLMRRLADRRELGAAEVARLSDGARQLLEQWADDGWLHALDPS; encoded by the coding sequence ATGGACATCGACAAGAAGCTTTCCCTGCTCGGGGGTCTGACTCCCGCGCAGTTCATGCGTCGCCACTGGCACAAGAAACCCCTGCTGATCCGCCAGGCCGTCCCGGGCCTCGAGCCGCTGGTGTCGCGCGCCGAGCTCTTCGAGCTGGCCGGGCGCGACGACGTCGAATCCCGCCTGATCGTGCACGGCGAGCGCGGCTGGACGCTGCGCCACGGGCCGTTGCCGCGCCGCGCGCTGCCACCGCTGTCGCGTCCGGGCTGGACGGTGCTGGTGCAGGGCGTGGACCTGCAGGTGGACGCGGTGCACGCGCTGATGCAGCAGTTCCGCTTCGTGCCGGACGCGAGGCTGGACGACCTGATGATCTCCTACGCCACCGACGGCGGCGGCGTCGGCCCGCACTTCGATACCTACGATGTGTTCCTGCTGCAGGTGCACGGCCGGCGGCGCTGGCGCATCGGCCGGCTGGACGACCCGCAGCTGGTGCCCGGCGTGCCACTGAAGATCCTCGCCAACTTCGAGCCCGAGGAGGAATGGGTGCTCGAGCCGGGCGACATGCTGTACCTGCCGCCGCGCTGGGCGCACGACGGCATCGCCGAGGGCGAGTGCATGACCTACTCGGTGGGCTTCCGCTCGCCGCGCCGCAGCGAGCTGGCGCGCGAGGTGCTCGTGCGCATGCTGGAAGCGCAGGAGGAGGACGAGGTGCTGTACCGGGATCCCGGCCAGCCGGCCACCGGGACGCCCGGGCTGATCCCGCCGCCGCTGCGCGACCATGCCGAGCGGGCCATTGCACGGCTGCTGGGCGACCGCACGGCGCTGGACTGCGCGCTGGGCGAGTACCTGACCGAGCCCAAGCCGCATGTCTGGTTCGACGGTGCCGCAGCGCGGGAGGCGGCGGACCTCTCCGGCGGCGTGCGCCTGGACCGGCGCACCCGCATGATGTATGACGCGCGTCACGTGTTCATCAACGGCGAGTCGTATCGTGCCGGCGGGCGCGACGCGGTGCTGATGCGCCGGCTGGCGGACCGCCGCGAGCTCGGCGCGGCCGAGGTGGCCCGCCTGAGCGACGGCGCGCGCCAGCTGCTCGAGCAGTGGGCCGATGACGGCTGGCTGCACGCCCTGGACCCCTCCTGA
- a CDS encoding FKBP-type peptidyl-prolyl cis-trans isomerase, producing the protein MLIANPCVVSLTWRLEDTLGRLIDELTEPVEFFYGGDDLLAKVEEVLEGQTVGFEARLHLEPEHAFGDYRPELVFFEERRIFPEHIEPGMQFDGVPEGATTQGMPNDVIYTVTEVYDSHVVLDGNHPLAGIALRLLLKVRDVREATPEEITNRSVGQPVFTVLNSAPPGTSVH; encoded by the coding sequence ATGTTGATCGCGAATCCTTGCGTCGTCAGCCTCACCTGGCGACTCGAAGACACCCTGGGCCGCCTGATCGACGAGCTCACCGAGCCGGTCGAGTTCTTCTACGGCGGAGACGACCTGCTGGCCAAGGTCGAGGAAGTGCTGGAAGGCCAGACCGTCGGCTTCGAAGCCCGCCTGCACCTCGAACCCGAACACGCCTTCGGCGACTACCGCCCCGAACTCGTGTTCTTCGAGGAGCGCCGCATCTTCCCGGAACACATCGAGCCGGGCATGCAGTTCGACGGCGTGCCCGAGGGCGCCACCACCCAGGGCATGCCCAACGACGTGATCTACACGGTCACCGAGGTCTACGACAGCCACGTGGTGCTCGACGGCAACCATCCGCTGGCCGGCATCGCGCTGCGCCTGCTGCTCAAGGTGCGCGACGTGCGCGAAGCCACCCCCGAGGAGATCACCAACCGCTCGGTCGGCCAGCCGGTCTTCACCGTGCTGAACAGCGCGCCGCCCGGCACCTCGGTGCACTGA
- the coaBC gene encoding bifunctional phosphopantothenoylcysteine decarboxylase/phosphopantothenate--cysteine ligase CoaBC yields MSCGLELQGRRIVLGLSGGIACYKSAELVRLLTKAGASVQVVMTEAAQQFITPVTMQALSGHPVYTDQWDAREPNNMAHINLTRGADAIVIAPASADCIARLAHGRADDLLSLTCLARPWGAAEGRCPLLVAPAMNREMWAHPATQRNVAQVIADGAIVLGPDRGDQACGEVGDGRMLEPADLFEEIVAAFQPKALAGKRVLVTAGPTFEAIDPVRGITNLSSGKMGFAIARAAREAGAEVTLVAGPVALPTPRGVTRVDVRSARQMLEAVLPRAPQHDVFVATAAVADWRPATLSEHKIKKEGKKLAPTFELVENPDILATVAALPDRPYCVGFAAESENLLAHARAKLERKKVPLVVGNLGPATFGRDDNALLIVDAQGHRPLPADGSTADKLTLARELVREIAARIAPHSA; encoded by the coding sequence ATGAGCTGCGGGCTGGAGCTGCAGGGCCGGCGCATCGTGCTCGGCCTGAGCGGAGGAATCGCCTGCTACAAGAGCGCCGAGCTGGTGCGCCTGCTGACCAAGGCGGGCGCCAGCGTGCAGGTGGTGATGACCGAGGCGGCGCAGCAGTTCATCACCCCGGTGACGATGCAGGCGCTGTCGGGCCACCCGGTCTACACCGACCAGTGGGATGCGCGCGAGCCCAACAACATGGCGCACATCAACCTGACGCGCGGGGCCGACGCCATCGTGATCGCGCCGGCCAGCGCCGACTGCATCGCGAGGCTGGCGCACGGCCGCGCGGACGACCTGCTGAGCCTGACCTGCCTGGCGCGGCCCTGGGGTGCAGCCGAGGGGCGCTGCCCGCTGCTGGTCGCCCCGGCGATGAACCGCGAGATGTGGGCGCACCCGGCCACGCAACGCAACGTCGCGCAGGTGATCGCCGACGGCGCGATCGTGCTGGGCCCGGACCGGGGCGACCAGGCCTGCGGCGAGGTCGGCGACGGCCGCATGCTGGAGCCGGCCGACCTGTTCGAGGAGATCGTCGCGGCCTTCCAGCCCAAGGCGCTGGCGGGCAAGCGCGTGCTGGTCACGGCCGGGCCGACCTTCGAGGCGATCGACCCGGTGCGCGGCATCACCAACCTGTCCAGTGGCAAGATGGGCTTCGCGATCGCGCGCGCGGCACGCGAGGCCGGCGCCGAGGTCACGCTGGTGGCCGGCCCGGTGGCGCTGCCCACGCCGCGCGGCGTCACGCGCGTGGACGTGCGCAGCGCCCGGCAGATGCTGGAGGCGGTGCTGCCGCGCGCGCCGCAGCACGACGTGTTCGTCGCCACCGCCGCGGTGGCCGACTGGCGGCCGGCGACGCTGTCCGAACACAAGATCAAGAAGGAAGGCAAGAAGCTCGCGCCGACCTTCGAGCTGGTCGAGAACCCGGACATCCTCGCCACCGTCGCGGCGCTGCCCGACCGCCCGTACTGCGTCGGCTTCGCCGCCGAGAGCGAGAACCTGCTCGCCCACGCGCGCGCCAAGCTGGAGCGCAAGAAGGTGCCGCTGGTCGTCGGCAACCTGGGCCCGGCCACCTTCGGCCGCGACGACAACGCCCTGCTGATCGTCGACGCGCAGGGGCACCGCCCGCTGCCGGCCGACGGCTCCACCGCGGACAAGCTCACGCTGGCGCGCGAACTGGTGCGCGAGATCGCCGCGCGCATCGCTCCCCACTCTGCCTGA
- the dut gene encoding dUTP diphosphatase, translating into MLRRIEARIVNPLLGTRIPLPTYATDGAAAMDLRACLEEPLVLAPGQRALVKTGLAINMMDPGLVAIVASRSGLSLKHGIRVAQGIGVIDADYHGEIGVILANDGEQPFTIEPGERIAQLMFQPVVQVGLQFVDNFSTTTARGEGGFGSTGRL; encoded by the coding sequence ATGCTCCGACGCATCGAGGCCCGCATCGTCAACCCGCTGCTGGGCACCCGCATCCCGCTGCCGACCTATGCCACCGACGGCGCCGCCGCGATGGACCTGCGCGCCTGCCTGGAGGAGCCGCTGGTGCTGGCGCCCGGCCAGCGCGCGCTGGTCAAGACGGGCCTGGCGATCAACATGATGGACCCGGGGCTGGTCGCGATCGTCGCGTCGCGCTCGGGCCTGTCGCTCAAGCACGGCATCCGCGTCGCGCAGGGCATCGGCGTGATCGACGCCGACTACCACGGCGAGATCGGCGTGATCCTGGCCAATGACGGCGAGCAGCCCTTCACCATCGAGCCGGGCGAGCGCATCGCCCAGCTGATGTTCCAGCCGGTGGTGCAGGTGGGCCTGCAGTTCGTCGACAACTTCTCCACCACCACCGCGCGCGGCGAAGGCGGCTTCGGCAGCACCGGGCGGCTCTGA
- a CDS encoding DMT family transporter, whose protein sequence is MPSTPRARPELYALSAAILNGTLGSWNRLAFRGGASYHEIAFLKCFFAFLVVLALCAVDPGRRRQVVALRHQAPRLAVLAFLGMFSLYYLETWAFKEASIPLASFLTYAAGGVTILLSALCLGERIGLFRALAFGLIVGGVWMIFSHEADVSGSPLGIALALLAGLGYALFIFVSKLWRMGSGLAHLAWLFGLGSLYLLVPVLLEGFSWPGLQAGAAIAGMVLLPTIGGFYFTTRAVHTGPASSVQIIETSDPLFATLFAFALFGDRLTPAGWAGAACIMAGLLLALRRVPSALPRPAHG, encoded by the coding sequence ATGCCGAGTACGCCGCGTGCTCGCCCCGAGCTCTATGCCCTGAGCGCCGCCATCCTGAACGGCACGCTCGGTTCGTGGAACCGCCTTGCGTTCCGGGGCGGGGCCTCGTACCACGAGATCGCGTTCCTGAAGTGCTTCTTCGCCTTCCTGGTCGTGCTCGCGCTGTGCGCCGTCGATCCCGGCCGGCGGCGGCAGGTCGTGGCGCTGCGCCACCAGGCGCCGCGGCTGGCGGTGCTGGCCTTCCTCGGCATGTTCAGCCTGTACTACCTGGAAACCTGGGCCTTCAAGGAGGCCAGCATCCCGCTGGCGTCGTTCCTCACCTATGCGGCCGGCGGGGTCACGATCCTGCTGTCGGCCCTGTGCCTGGGAGAACGCATCGGGCTGTTCCGCGCGCTGGCCTTCGGGCTGATCGTCGGCGGCGTCTGGATGATCTTTTCGCACGAGGCGGATGTCTCGGGCAGCCCGCTGGGCATCGCGCTGGCGCTGCTGGCCGGCCTCGGCTACGCGCTGTTCATCTTCGTCTCCAAGCTGTGGCGCATGGGCAGCGGGCTGGCGCACCTGGCATGGTTGTTCGGGCTGGGCAGCCTGTACCTGCTGGTGCCGGTGCTGCTCGAGGGCTTCTCCTGGCCCGGCCTGCAGGCCGGGGCCGCGATCGCCGGGATGGTGCTGCTGCCGACCATCGGCGGCTTCTACTTCACGACCCGCGCGGTGCACACCGGCCCAGCCAGCAGCGTGCAGATCATCGAGACCAGCGACCCGCTGTTCGCCACGCTGTTTGCCTTCGCGCTGTTCGGCGACCGCCTCACCCCCGCAGGCTGGGCCGGCGCGGCCTGCATCATGGCCGGCCTGCTGCTGGCGCTCAGGCGCGTGCCCTCAGCGCTGCCCCGCCCGGCGCACGGCTGA